TCCCTAGCTAATGTtttgtgggtcaaaatttttatttttaggctCAACGATTATATCCAATCACATTATCCAAGTCCTCAAAGTAGACCCATACCCGAGACGAGGCTCGTTAGACATTAATCGCCTCAGAGTATAATTTTCTCAATATCATTATACTATTAGATCATGTGGATCTCTCAATTTGAATGGAAGCTGATATCATGTGTTGAATAATCTAAAAGTTCAAATTTCGCATCATCGTGGAAGATAGGAAACAGTATGTCAATAGATAACATATATGTAAATGTTAGGGATATTCCGTCGAGTGCAGTTGGTGGTTCTCATATGGTAAAAATATAGTAGCACTATTTTAGTAAATACGTATAtagtataatatattaaatttaaaattgaaaaataatatcacTAATTCACTACACacaattaactatataattacACATAACATATATGTATGTCTAATTATCTATTCTATAAATCCTCACGGTGATCAATTTTTGTCCCtgaatttcaatatataaaaaaaaaaaaaaaattctcaaacgACCATTGTAGGAGTACAATATTTTAATGAAGTATACCGTACATGCATGTGGGATCAGACtttatgcttaaaattattGCAAATGCAcgtatataatgtatttatggTTATTGGAGCTAGGGAGAATTTGATATAAGACTATATAAATTATACACTTCGTTGTTTTGTAAATATTGTTCCATCTTTAAGAACTGTTTTTTCAAGCATGGGACTATCTGATATAAAATCATAtcgaataaatgtatgtatatgtgtgtgtgtatatatatattgtacgTCCACCATACCCACCAATAAGGCGACATTCATCGGATGTGATAAAGTGACATTTTATTGGTGGACACGGTgaatggtatatatatatatatatatataaaagggTTGGCAAATGCCAAATGGTAATGAAACAACATCTAATAGCCATCTCCATATTTCCTTTTCAATTTCGTGGCCGAGGCTTACAAAAGGCTGTACTCTTTATTCCCTTTAAATTATGTTTGActaaaacaaacaaaacaaaacacatagttatattttaataatgttaaaaactattttgttaaaaaatgcCTTTTCATTATTTGcgtcataattaaaaatgaacGAGGGTCTACAATATATTTCCTATGCTATAGTAAATTGATTGACTTTATTTGTGTTCATCCTTTGTAGTTAATTCAACTTGAAGGTATACGAGATTTgtatatttgataaattatttttaaaaaaaaatttcaaatattgcaTCCATGCACGCGTCTATGATCGACTTAAGTCATGTTTCACACTCATTTATAACAAACGCCACTCCAATATAATTGCGgtaattatgtttaatttaatagtcactacaagaaaaatcaattttaacaacatatcaaagacaacggtaaccgttgtcgtagcctaaaaaaatccgctcaaagacaacagttactttaaaaccgttgtctttgatatatctacgacaacggtttttaaaaaacgttgtctatgatcgtttttttttttaggctatgacaacggtttttaaaaaccgttgtctatgagcgttttttttttttggctacaacaacggtttttaaactgttgtctattagcgtttttcttcaagctacgacaacggtttgtaaaaaactgttgtctttcaactggtttttatataaatttgttgTAAATATTACATTTGCGACTGTATAAgttaaatctgtcgctaaaattaacgacggttatactataccgtcactaatttaaatcttgcgacggttagagtataaccgtcgcaaaatttagcaacggtttttcttaaaaccgtcgccggtgtaaatatagcgacagttttacaagaactgtcgctaattttagcgacaattttggtaataccgtcgctgatctataattagcgacggtttatacttAACCGGCGgtatatttagcgacgatttttaataaccgttgctaaatatagcgacagttcatgtaaaagcgtcgctaattttaaatcggcgacagttagaaaaataaccatcgctatttgcgacggttaaagtcaaaactgtcgcaaactgtctataaatatccccaccctcgatccattttctaccatacacttcacaacacttaaaatttttctcccttacacaattttagtttcgattttctctttaaaatttaataaatttttaaaatcaagaatatagtattttcgacgataaatcaagaatataatttgcatattagattgtgagtttttttgtatatttattaaaatattaaaagtgaattttttttattttactgaataaatcagcgacggaaagcatacaaaaccgtcgctacaattagTGACAAAGTTTATAAAACATCGTCGCTAAATGTAACGACGGTATCTTAAACCGTCGCtgtttagcgaccgtttaaattacgaccgtcgctaattttagcgacggttaacgatgatgtccgtcgcaaattgtaactaccacatCACTCTACAAcagttgtcttttagcgaatgctTTAATCACAggacttttaacaacggttttatatacctacgacaacggtttttcaccgtcgtctttagacgtctacgacaacgatttttcaccgttgtctttgagcacaccctttaaccacaggacttctaacaacggttttatttgacctacgacaacggtttttaaccgttgtcttttgccttttttttttttagtagtgAGTGTCTGCATGGTAGATGTGCGTAAAAATGTCAACATGAGAGCTTCTGCAAACCAGTCACCCGAACTTTAATGAAATGACATAAACATCTCTCAGATCGATCTCTCAAAGGGACGGAGAGACGTGTTCAAACTGAATGTAAAAGCAAAAAATCTGTCACACGTCAAACTCATCCCAATATTGttgtaataaaataacttatgCAATTCTTCATATGCATCACCAGATCGATCTGCTCCTATCTTCACCTcatcaaataaaaaaagatcataaatataaaatacaaaaactaCTCTCACTTTTAGATATAATAAGTtgaattacatatataaatctGGTCGAGAAGTACGTACATACCTTAGAAATTTTCCAGCAGTTGCCATATGGATCATCTGATAATCACCTCATGTGACTATGTGAGAAATCGGAGGCGGCTTAAGTCGAGGGGAGATGATGCTTAACGAAGAAAAACATCGAATCGAACTGCATTAGGCATCATCTCTCCTGCGACCGAAGTCCCCTGCCAACACTTTCCTTCATCTTCTTTATAAATCATGTAAATGACCAAAAATGTAATGggtatttatgttttttttttgggtgttaGCTTAAGCAGGTCGCAGTTGAGGAAGGTGGTAGCTtcgtttaattaattaattatttggaagTGATCAAATGTGGtccttaataaattaatttgtacAGCTGGATGtgaaaaagaattctttcaaaCTCATCGTCGTTGAAATTTATTTAGTATACGTCACGGTATATGACGTCAGGTATTGGGATTTCATTCGTCACGCTTTCTTAAATTTCTGGTTTAATTTCACACGAATTAATGACTTtcgagtaaaaaaaatataaacatgttaTGAAGATATACAGTCACTTTTCGATGCATGTATGCAAACCGATTCGAttactattactattattataaaCGAAAATagcatgcatatatataaataaacactGAAATTATGAGGAAAATACAATACATTTTCCTTCTTTTACGTAATTTGATTTGCTAATCTCTCAcattaagtatttttttttcttgttgaaaGTTAGGGAACTTGGCTTTACTTTGACCAAATGTGTACGTACACGTGAAAATTAATCTATGACCATTTGTCAGGCAAGAGATTTCCTGGAAATTGGAGTGTGTGAGAAAAAACATAATGGATGTCTTGGTGTAAAAATACTACATAGAAATCAAACAACAATGTGGGAAAGTACTAACATGACGTCACTCATTGCTGACATTTGTGTCACGTGTTGGTGGCATGTCTAACATCATGTCAATATTATCACGGAAAATGTGctaaaattgtaaaacaaatgactaaaattgcatAACAAACAAATATGGTGGACTcgaactaaaaatataattacttaAAGAACTAAATTCTCAAGAAACCAACATATTGGACGAATGTTGTTATTTTCCTTTAGTTCTACAATCGTAAGTTCAGCTCCTAGCAGCTCACGCCTCTTAAATACAAGGGATGTGTATTGTGGTCCTTTTGATCCATATGTACCGATTAGATTTGGGTATTTAGCTAGTCAACACTCTATTATCAATATAATGGTGATATGTATGTTTAAAAGTATCTCAATTTGTTAATGTGTACTTATCTTAGGAGTGTTTGCAAAAAGATTATGATATGTGAAAAAAGTGAgtgttatttgaaaataaaatttaaaaaaccgaaaatcatAAGCCTAAACCAACAATATTTTTTAGCGAGTTAAACACTATCTTAATTTGATTACCGATTTTCTGGATTATTCTCATTTTGATTGCACTAAACGGAAtgaccttttttttaaaaaaattacatcaataagttatgttatttatttattaaaaaacagATAGAgggttattttttatattttattttaaaataattaataatacaaTTCTGATATAACGATTGGGCCATAATAAAATGGGCCTTGTCTTTTCCGGAATCGATTAAGCCCAATTACCATCCTAATTTTACTAGTTTTAGCGCACATTTCCCAGTGAGCCCGTTTACCGTGCAGCAATCGATTCGTTAATCGGTCTTCGTGACGCAGTGCAGTCCACTGCGTTGAATTACGTCATACGACAGAAAATCCCATCAAGATTTCGTTGCCCACCGCGGAGAAAAGGGGCAGATTTTGATAGATGGTCATGGGCCTGAGGATTTTTCTATTAATTTCTCTGTGTTTTTTTGTTCATTCGTCTCATGGGTATGTTCCCTTTTTCTCGGGAAAAAGTATGTTTTGATTCCAAAAGAGATTTTTTGTCTCATGGGTCTCTTTCTCATTGTAGAATTTAAATCGTGGCTGTTGATTTTTGGTATACTTAGAACTGTTTTTGATTGGATTGCAGCAGCAAAGAGTCGGTGTTGAAATTGGTAACTGGTGCCTCATCATCCCCGTTGGATCCGACCCGGGTCACCCAAATCTCTTGGAGTCCCAGGTTTTTCCGCTCAAAGACGtgtttttatatatgttttttttaaatatatgatgATGGTTGTTTTGTTTTTCTACAGGGCTTTCGTATACCGAGGATTTTTGACCGATAAAGAGTGTGATCATCTCATTCTCCTGGTTAGCCTATTACTTCGTTTCTCGCACCTTTTATGCTTGTTGGGTACTTGGTTTGATGTGATCCATGGAAATTTGTAAGAATTTGTGAGATGATGATGTACATGTATTGAAGAACGTGGAATGTGCTCGTACTATTGTTGTTTATTCCTTGCGTGCTTTCCCTCTATTATACTTGTGGAGTTGATCATTTTCCACAGATTTATATCTGTGTTTCTTGGAGGAGTGCGAGAGAGACAAAGAGGTGATTTGCTCCGGCTTTTAAATGCTTTCAATCCGAGAATTTTAAGAATAGTTTTATGGCttctttttgttgaatttattgTGAAATGGTTTTTGgaaaatgagaaaattcatgatTTTGTAATAAAAGTGATTTAAATAGTTTATAAAATTTCTGTGAACAGGCTAAAGATAAGCTAGAGAAGTCTATGGTAGCCGACAATGATTCTGGCAAGAGTATAGAGAGTGAAGTCCGGACGAGTTCTGGCATGTTTCTTGACAAAGGACAGGTAGTGAAATCTTGATTCTCTTAACCCGATTCAAACAATTTATATTGCATCGTTTCAAAATTTGAATCTTTAGACCTTCAGTAGCGTTTAATTTATCTTTTGATTAGAGTTAGATACAGCGAGGAACATAGTTTCAGCATATGGAGCCTTGATTTTCTATAACAACGAAGCATGCTAAAATGTTTGACATTAAGATTtgagctaaataaaaatattaattatcttCAGTGTTAAGCATGgtcattttattcatttttctaCTTTCAAGGATGAAATAGTTGCCAGTGTTGAGAGAAAACTTGCCGCATGGACTTTTCTCCCTCCAGGTACTCTGAAACAACCATGTTGAGGACCAGTTGTGTCATTTTTCCAATCAATTCTTCTTACtgtttgtatattatatatatgtgatgTAGAGAATGGGGAGGCCATCCAGATATTGCATTATGAGCACGGCCAAAAGTATGAGCcacattttgattattttcatGACAAGGCCAATCAAGAATTGGGCGGTCACCGAGTGGCAACTGTACTCATGTACTTGTCGAATGTTGAGAAGGGTGGGGAAACGGTTTTTCCTGATTCTGAGGTAAGTAATGCCATGCGAATTTACATGTGTACCTATACACTTAACATAGAAAAGCTCTATTCTTTGATAACATTATATTGATTATGCAGGCAAAAGATAAACAAATAAAGGGTGATGATTGGTCTGATTGCGCTAAAGAAGGTTATGCAGGTATGCACAACTTCACAATGTACTATGCAAAATTGATCATCAGTGCCATGCCCTAGGTCAACATCTCCATGCAAACACGACTCCACATAGTGGCCTCCTTCAGATTCATGtctattaacaaaaataattaacccAGTGTGTTGAAGTAATCTATCGTATTGTCTTATGACCTTCATGTAAACTTTCTAATGAATTGACGTGAGACAAGTA
This window of the Primulina huaijiensis isolate GDHJ02 chromosome 3, ASM1229523v2, whole genome shotgun sequence genome carries:
- the LOC140974457 gene encoding probable prolyl 4-hydroxylase 7 isoform X1 — encoded protein: MVMGLRIFLLISLCFFVHSSHGSKESVLKLVTGASSSPLDPTRVTQISWSPRAFVYRGFLTDKECDHLILLAKDKLEKSMVADNDSGKSIESEVRTSSGMFLDKGQDEIVASVERKLAAWTFLPPENGEAIQILHYEHGQKYEPHFDYFHDKANQELGGHRVATVLMYLSNVEKGGETVFPDSEAKDKQIKGDDWSDCAKEGYAVKPRKGDALLFFSLHPDANTDPSSLHGSCPVIKGEKWSATKWIHVRSFDSPARSTNGGCVDENPNCAAWALRGECEKNPNYMIGSKEGAGYCRKSCKVCSSK
- the LOC140974457 gene encoding probable prolyl 4-hydroxylase 7 isoform X2, with protein sequence MVMGLRIFLLISLCFFVHSSHGKESVLKLVTGASSSPLDPTRVTQISWSPRAFVYRGFLTDKECDHLILLAKDKLEKSMVADNDSGKSIESEVRTSSGMFLDKGQDEIVASVERKLAAWTFLPPENGEAIQILHYEHGQKYEPHFDYFHDKANQELGGHRVATVLMYLSNVEKGGETVFPDSEAKDKQIKGDDWSDCAKEGYAVKPRKGDALLFFSLHPDANTDPSSLHGSCPVIKGEKWSATKWIHVRSFDSPARSTNGGCVDENPNCAAWALRGECEKNPNYMIGSKEGAGYCRKSCKVCSSK